A stretch of the Fibrobacter sp. genome encodes the following:
- a CDS encoding MBL fold metallo-hydrolase: protein MLFISQKSFGRLPEGERLERISKSPNYKDRHFVNLEPTTMMGGGKSKFQIWRDFLFGSGDDVVRVPDSMQVIRTDLKALPDDRDWIMWFGHSSYLMNLSGKKVLVDPILYSGSPVGFANKMFKGTDVYKPVDFPDIDFLVISHDHWDHLDYEAVRELEPRVKRVICPLGVGSHFEYWGYPEDKLVELDWWERSTQKLSAVAPGFTVTATPARHFSGRDLRQNKTLWASFVLKTPKRTVWIGGDTGYGKHFAMIGERFSGIDLAILENGQYNKDWEFVHTMPEFLGKAMSDLKANRYLTVHHSRFCLSLHDYREPLENAKRAAEESGKPVLMPQMGEVLYLE, encoded by the coding sequence GTGCTGTTCATTAGCCAGAAAAGTTTCGGTCGCCTTCCCGAGGGCGAAAGGCTTGAACGCATATCGAAGTCCCCGAATTACAAAGACAGGCACTTCGTGAACTTGGAACCCACCACGATGATGGGCGGGGGAAAGAGCAAATTCCAGATATGGCGGGATTTCCTGTTTGGCAGCGGAGACGACGTGGTGAGGGTTCCCGATTCCATGCAGGTCATCCGTACGGACCTGAAGGCGCTGCCGGACGACCGGGACTGGATCATGTGGTTCGGGCACTCGAGCTACCTGATGAACCTTTCCGGGAAGAAGGTCCTTGTGGATCCCATCCTCTATTCCGGCTCGCCGGTGGGGTTCGCGAACAAGATGTTCAAGGGGACCGATGTCTACAAGCCCGTGGATTTCCCGGATATCGATTTCCTCGTGATAAGCCATGACCATTGGGACCACCTGGATTACGAAGCCGTGCGGGAACTGGAACCCCGCGTGAAGAGGGTGATTTGCCCGCTCGGTGTGGGCTCGCATTTTGAATACTGGGGCTATCCCGAGGACAAACTGGTGGAACTGGACTGGTGGGAGCGGTCGACGCAGAAACTGTCCGCTGTCGCGCCCGGCTTTACCGTGACTGCCACTCCGGCAAGGCATTTTTCGGGCCGAGACCTGCGCCAGAACAAGACCCTGTGGGCGTCGTTCGTGCTGAAGACCCCGAAGCGTACGGTATGGATTGGCGGAGATACCGGATACGGCAAGCATTTTGCGATGATAGGCGAAAGGTTCTCGGGAATAGACCTAGCCATCCTGGAAAACGGCCAGTACAACAAGGACTGGGAGTTCGTGCATACCATGCCCGAGTTCCTGGGGAAGGCCATGAGCGACCTGAAGGCGAACCGCTACTTGACGGTCCATCATTCCCGGTTCTGCCTTTCTTTGCACGATTATCGTGAGCCGTTAGAAAATGCGAAACGGGCTGCCGAAGAATCCGGAAAACCCGTCCTGATGCCGCAAATGGGCGAAGTCCTTTACTTGGAATAA
- the dusA gene encoding tRNA dihydrouridine(20/20a) synthase DusA, with amino-acid sequence MDLDFNRRLSIAPMLDCTDRHERYFLRLISKHILLYSEMVVANAVLHTKPEQFLGHEPFEYPAVLQLGGSNPADLAQASKLVEAAGFQEVNLNCGCPSDRVQNGNFGACLMKSKDLVADCFKAMQDAVSIPVSIKCRIGVDEFDSWEFFTDFIQTIKDAGCRIFIIHARKAWLQGLSPKENREVPPLHYDFVHRLKAEMPDLNVSINGGIKTLDQIEEQLKDLDGVMVGREAYENPWFLHDADERIFNDIRPESDNPADIIAGKARPATRKALLEAYLPYVEKQTAEGCPATILVRHLYGLFTGLPGARKFRQTLSNNAPRAAQFGGAAALIRSAMDLVTEA; translated from the coding sequence ATGGATTTGGATTTCAACAGAAGGCTTTCTATTGCGCCGATGCTCGACTGCACCGACCGTCACGAGCGTTACTTTCTGCGCCTGATTTCCAAGCACATTTTACTCTACAGCGAAATGGTCGTCGCAAACGCAGTGCTGCATACCAAACCGGAACAGTTCCTCGGACACGAGCCTTTCGAGTACCCCGCCGTCCTCCAACTCGGGGGCAGCAACCCGGCCGACCTCGCGCAGGCATCCAAGCTCGTGGAAGCCGCCGGTTTCCAGGAAGTGAACCTGAACTGCGGATGTCCTTCGGACCGCGTGCAGAACGGAAACTTCGGCGCCTGCCTCATGAAGAGCAAGGACCTCGTGGCCGACTGCTTCAAGGCCATGCAAGACGCTGTTAGCATTCCCGTGTCCATCAAATGCCGCATCGGGGTCGACGAGTTCGACAGTTGGGAATTCTTCACCGATTTTATACAAACTATCAAAGACGCCGGTTGCCGCATATTCATTATCCACGCCCGCAAGGCATGGCTCCAGGGACTCTCGCCCAAGGAAAACCGCGAAGTCCCGCCGCTGCATTACGATTTCGTGCACCGCCTAAAAGCGGAGATGCCCGACCTGAACGTGAGCATCAACGGCGGCATCAAGACCCTTGACCAGATAGAAGAACAGCTGAAGGACTTGGACGGCGTGATGGTCGGTCGCGAAGCCTACGAGAACCCGTGGTTCCTGCACGATGCCGACGAGAGGATTTTTAACGACATCCGCCCCGAGAGCGACAACCCGGCAGACATCATCGCGGGCAAGGCACGCCCCGCCACCCGCAAAGCGCTGCTCGAAGCCTACCTCCCCTACGTGGAGAAGCAGACTGCAGAAGGCTGCCCCGCCACCATCCTCGTGCGCCACCTGTACGGGCTATTCACCGGACTCCCCGGAGCCCGCAAGTTCCGCCAGACGCTCAGCAACAACGCCCCGCGCGCCGCACAGTTCGGCGGGGCCGCGGCCCTCATCCGGAGCGCGATGGATCTCGTTACCGAAGCATAA
- a CDS encoding T9SS type A sorting domain-containing protein, whose amino-acid sequence MKHKLIYPAIVIGLAATVGMAKEVLLGDFNTVVPAGNGFGYYLHTWDNVAGTIANENESSFLQAVTADSVIKVDHVVKVDSVVSADSIAKVDSIVQVDSVITVTKYVSIDTSNAVEGTDYGIGFFGRTKDIGVTVLYPVGVIGACSEFTYEYRGAAHQFVLVSDGDGNDNMHYTDKNKLIPASDTITVAHVKPSDLKDRYGWGSNHLDASTVVRVRWNLETKFTGEYLYIDNLKCIRPDGYVIAFFNDDLLVKTTILSEGEMVTYPGATPVRAPSDSFTYYFKGWDRPFAAATADTSYYAVFDSSLIYTMEEGETVLIEDFEDCKNGEECVNEWNGKFSLDGVVGNGGKLNVSYVPSAEDSSNAAKLTYLLKQDSAEPPYARAVMSVNDVSARNLSTCEVIKYDYRGAAHNFRVRSSYDVGGNYHMKSVAESEVWKTEVIPVATQLKQQSGWGKAVSLSDAMKHVEAFDWDIQGEIGNEGSLEIDNVSCVNLPVYTITFIDGENVIEELLVSEGDMPKCHLCDSYAKKIEPTVSHRYTFTGMYTPEIVAATADASYQVVWDSTLRTYTVTFLDGIDTLAKAEWVYGSVPAYEGTPAKAATDKFSYVFKAWDKEFAEVTEPATYTALFDSTLNKYFVKFVVDGKADSAQYAYGTKADSLKVPETKKAATDKYTYTFKAWDKKLTDVTGAVTYTALFDSTVNKYLVKFVSDGKTLDSAYYEYGTKADKIKVPEATKKSTKDSSFTFEGWDLKVADVTKNATYTAKFKAKKTDAIVATVRNGIKFGFANNELTVVQPNASMVRVQVFDMIGHLVESFDEQVVGAKNFSLASLPQGTYMVRIASMRQMLTAKVIVK is encoded by the coding sequence ATGAAACACAAACTCATATACCCTGCCATAGTTATTGGACTTGCTGCCACGGTCGGCATGGCAAAAGAAGTCCTGTTAGGCGATTTCAATACAGTAGTGCCAGCGGGAAATGGGTTTGGCTATTACCTCCATACTTGGGATAATGTGGCGGGTACGATTGCTAACGAGAACGAAAGTTCTTTCTTGCAGGCCGTCACGGCGGACAGCGTCATCAAGGTCGACCACGTTGTCAAGGTAGACAGTGTGGTTTCTGCAGACAGCATCGCCAAGGTAGACAGTATTGTCCAAGTAGATAGCGTAATCACCGTGACCAAGTACGTCTCCATAGATACCTCGAACGCCGTGGAAGGTACTGACTATGGTATAGGTTTCTTTGGCCGCACGAAGGATATCGGCGTTACGGTGCTCTACCCCGTAGGGGTCATCGGAGCATGCTCGGAATTCACCTATGAATATAGGGGCGCCGCCCACCAGTTCGTGCTTGTCTCCGACGGGGATGGCAACGACAACATGCACTACACCGACAAGAACAAGTTGATACCGGCAAGCGATACGATTACCGTGGCCCATGTGAAACCGAGTGATCTTAAGGACCGCTATGGCTGGGGCTCTAATCATTTGGACGCGAGCACTGTTGTTCGTGTCCGTTGGAATCTCGAGACCAAGTTTACGGGAGAATACCTCTACATCGATAACCTGAAGTGCATCAGGCCGGATGGATATGTCATTGCGTTCTTCAATGACGACCTCCTCGTGAAGACGACAATTCTCTCCGAAGGCGAAATGGTCACCTATCCCGGAGCAACCCCTGTAAGGGCGCCTAGCGACAGCTTCACTTACTACTTCAAGGGCTGGGACAGACCCTTTGCCGCAGCAACCGCGGATACCTCGTACTATGCCGTGTTCGACAGTTCCCTCATTTACACGATGGAAGAAGGCGAAACGGTTCTTATCGAGGATTTCGAAGATTGCAAGAATGGTGAAGAATGCGTGAACGAATGGAACGGCAAGTTCTCGCTGGATGGTGTCGTGGGCAACGGCGGCAAGTTAAATGTCTCGTATGTTCCCTCTGCAGAAGATTCATCTAATGCGGCAAAGCTGACGTACCTGCTGAAGCAGGATTCTGCAGAACCCCCGTATGCACGTGCCGTGATGAGCGTGAATGACGTGAGTGCCCGTAACCTTTCGACATGCGAAGTTATCAAGTATGATTACAGGGGTGCTGCGCACAATTTCAGAGTCCGCTCGAGCTACGATGTAGGCGGCAACTATCACATGAAGAGCGTGGCCGAAAGCGAAGTCTGGAAGACCGAAGTGATTCCCGTTGCGACGCAGTTGAAGCAGCAGAGCGGCTGGGGTAAGGCGGTAAGCCTCTCGGATGCGATGAAGCATGTTGAGGCGTTCGACTGGGATATCCAAGGCGAAATCGGGAACGAAGGCTCCCTCGAAATCGACAACGTCAGTTGCGTCAACCTTCCGGTCTACACCATTACTTTCATCGACGGTGAAAACGTGATTGAAGAACTGCTCGTTTCCGAAGGTGATATGCCGAAGTGCCACCTCTGCGATAGCTACGCGAAGAAGATTGAACCTACGGTATCGCACCGCTATACCTTTACGGGTATGTATACTCCGGAGATTGTCGCTGCGACCGCGGATGCCTCTTACCAGGTGGTGTGGGACAGTACGCTCCGCACGTACACGGTGACCTTCCTCGATGGCATCGATACTCTGGCTAAGGCAGAATGGGTGTATGGCTCCGTTCCTGCTTACGAAGGGACTCCGGCCAAGGCCGCTACAGACAAGTTCTCCTACGTGTTCAAGGCCTGGGACAAGGAATTTGCCGAAGTGACGGAACCTGCAACCTACACGGCTCTGTTCGATAGCACGTTGAACAAGTACTTCGTGAAGTTCGTCGTTGATGGCAAGGCCGATTCTGCCCAGTACGCCTACGGCACGAAGGCTGATAGCCTCAAGGTTCCCGAAACCAAGAAGGCCGCTACGGACAAGTACACCTACACGTTCAAGGCCTGGGACAAGAAGCTCACCGACGTGACGGGTGCCGTGACTTACACCGCCTTGTTCGACAGCACGGTGAACAAGTACCTCGTGAAGTTCGTGTCCGATGGCAAGACTTTGGATTCCGCTTACTACGAGTATGGTACCAAGGCTGATAAAATCAAGGTTCCGGAAGCGACCAAGAAGAGTACCAAGGATTCTTCGTTCACCTTCGAAGGCTGGGATCTAAAGGTTGCTGACGTGACGAAGAATGCAACCTATACGGCCAAGTTCAAGGCGAAGAAGACGGATGCGATTGTCGCTACGGTGCGCAATGGGATCAAATTCGGCTTTGCGAATAATGAACTTACGGTTGTGCAGCCGAATGCATCGATGGTTCGTGTGCAGGTGTTCGACATGATTGGCCACTTGGTGGAATCCTTTGACGAACAGGTCGTGGGCGCCAAGAACTTTAGCCTCGCTTCGCTGCCTCAGGGAACCTACATGGTTCGCATTGCAAGCATGCGCCAGATGCTCACTGCAAAGGTTATTGTGAAGTAA
- a CDS encoding aspartoacylase — MSLIRNIVVSGGTHGNERTGVRLVEKWMEHPECYSACCPGVNVSLVLANPEAMRLNRRYRDHDLNRAFSQTCLDASFEPHQYEFRRARELDRIYGPKGANTKTDLILDVHNTGSNMGLCLILSTRDPFTMKASAVLTQEFDEARIYYQPEERSASPYFGTVAKADVCIEIGPQQHGTLDARLFERTERLVKRYLELADEWNRGELQKRAPIQVEVFTQLRDLGYPKAWAGAPISAMIHPELLGRDFGALKRGDKLFRTFDGEDLLYEGESDGRDTVYPIFINEPAYYEKDIAMSLTVKSVEEW, encoded by the coding sequence ATGAGTTTAATTCGCAACATTGTCGTGTCCGGCGGTACGCACGGGAACGAACGCACGGGTGTCCGCCTCGTCGAGAAGTGGATGGAACATCCCGAGTGCTACAGCGCGTGTTGCCCCGGCGTTAATGTTTCGCTCGTGCTTGCGAACCCGGAAGCCATGCGACTCAACCGCCGCTACCGTGACCACGACCTGAATAGAGCTTTTTCGCAGACTTGTCTTGACGCTTCTTTCGAACCGCATCAGTATGAATTCCGCCGTGCCCGCGAGCTCGACCGCATTTATGGGCCGAAGGGTGCAAACACGAAGACGGACCTGATTCTCGATGTCCACAATACGGGCTCGAACATGGGGCTTTGCCTGATTCTTTCGACGCGAGACCCGTTCACGATGAAGGCTTCCGCTGTCCTTACGCAGGAATTCGATGAAGCTCGCATTTACTACCAGCCGGAGGAACGCAGCGCGTCTCCTTACTTCGGGACTGTCGCAAAGGCGGACGTGTGTATTGAAATTGGCCCGCAGCAGCACGGGACTCTGGATGCCCGCCTGTTCGAGCGCACTGAGAGACTGGTGAAGCGTTACCTGGAACTTGCGGACGAATGGAACCGCGGTGAACTGCAGAAGCGCGCACCCATCCAGGTGGAAGTTTTCACGCAGCTGCGCGACCTGGGGTACCCGAAGGCTTGGGCCGGTGCGCCCATTTCCGCCATGATTCACCCGGAACTCCTGGGCCGTGACTTCGGTGCCCTGAAGAGGGGCGACAAACTCTTCCGCACCTTCGACGGCGAGGACCTTTTGTACGAAGGCGAGTCCGACGGACGCGATACCGTTTACCCGATTTTCATCAACGAACCCGCGTACTACGAGAAGGACATCGCGATGAGCCTGACCGTGAAGAGCGTGGAGGAATGGTAG